Proteins encoded by one window of Fischerella sp. PCC 9605:
- a CDS encoding heterocyst differentiation related protein: MSESMAFIGGVAVAGLAAILLLKGAGNPLQQPNVNVAPQMPTVMPPQVMQPQLPYYPQQPPPPPPASPSTDERLAMERLKMENEGLKKENEQLKNAFQQQQAQLQQAYNYQMQLNAQQSQNAAQLQQHQQHEQQEQNRWWSSPVVWAVGGMSLTIGGGIVVAGVLALFSPKQRPTRTVQVIHPYNSSVPPLAPVRRTEFLPPRTETRRVEAPDYDDIY, from the coding sequence ATGAGTGAAAGTATGGCATTTATTGGCGGGGTTGCCGTAGCTGGGCTAGCGGCTATTCTGTTGCTGAAGGGGGCAGGGAATCCCTTACAACAACCAAATGTCAATGTTGCGCCGCAAATGCCGACTGTCATGCCTCCCCAGGTAATGCAACCACAACTGCCATATTATCCGCAACAGCCACCACCACCACCACCAGCCAGCCCAAGCACTGATGAGCGCCTGGCAATGGAACGACTGAAAATGGAAAATGAAGGGCTAAAGAAGGAAAACGAGCAACTTAAAAATGCATTCCAGCAACAGCAAGCCCAACTCCAACAGGCTTACAATTATCAGATGCAATTAAATGCTCAGCAAAGCCAAAATGCAGCACAATTGCAGCAGCATCAGCAGCACGAACAACAGGAACAAAATCGCTGGTGGTCTTCGCCCGTTGTCTGGGCTGTGGGGGGCATGTCTCTCACTATTGGCGGTGGCATTGTAGTGGCTGGAGTATTGGCTTTGTTCTCTCCTAAACAGCGTCCTACCCGGACTGTTCAAGTTATCCACCCCTACAACAGTTCTGTGCCGCCTTTAGCTCCCGTACGTCGAACTGAGTTCTTACCACCTCGCACAGAAACAAGAAGAGTTGAAGCCCCAGACTACGACGACATATACTGA
- a CDS encoding OmpA family protein: MSRLKLKSKNKEGRTKKAGGKRQKAKRMVSLLPFTFYLLYSDIAVAQTPSPTPPLSPSSSLRVVVNSNQDGSPTPDSALTLREAIEVVNGTLNVDKLSDAEKAQITPTTDGSRIEFNLQKSATTIQLQSQLPDLATPGLVIDGSTQPGYDPKSSATAEIAIPVPVVTITPAPGKEVFRGLTVVADDVTIRGLSIYGFTASPVKQILGNIAFDTNPKPVTLTTPPGDIVIAHRFPPPNTSHQQPPNDDFPFRESDVAPKNVVIENNWLGLTADEKMPQTTSAFGVYVFNSQGATIRRNRIYYHDGSAVITSVRGENTVVRENIIVGNGIAGMPDALRFEGLVNQSQVLGNLICANDGAGVYLFKPQGNVKIQNNKITHNGRRLRRSAVYLMGSNHQVVDNEIDHQTGPGVVVSAFSQNDIGQNSPAIRNVIQNNKFAVLEGLSIDLNSQQNLDVSDFQVGDGPNSQRDSGNRRLETGNAAINAPEFTQRAFPPTGNNVTLQGKADRGSQVTIYRLGDYQRGKQALYQPGYGALSEPLTTVSVDEEGNFSATVENLQIGDAVSAIATDPQYGTSEPAVAAIIGPAGTAPNLTPNSQPTPTQPFQCTSRPVPPPPPTPPAPPPPPPPIRIQAPNNIHFALDKSFISKDSAAVLDRVAEVLQQYPFIVIELEGHTDPRASNEYNLALGKRRALSVRNYLLRKGVAPERMTIRSFGETQRATEGATRVDYARDRRVEIIYKDIRGIDLIVEPQEQDLQIEPARRGR; this comes from the coding sequence ATGTCCAGGTTGAAACTAAAAAGTAAGAATAAAGAAGGAAGAACAAAGAAGGCAGGAGGCAAGAGGCAGAAGGCAAAACGAATGGTTTCCCTTTTACCCTTTACCTTTTACCTTTTATATTCAGATATTGCAGTTGCCCAAACACCCTCCCCCACTCCCCCTCTCTCCCCCTCTTCTTCATTGCGGGTGGTGGTAAATAGCAATCAAGATGGTAGTCCCACGCCTGACAGCGCCTTGACTTTGCGGGAAGCGATTGAGGTAGTCAATGGTACGCTCAATGTTGATAAACTTAGTGATGCGGAAAAAGCACAGATCACACCAACAACTGATGGTTCTCGCATCGAGTTTAATCTACAGAAGAGTGCAACTACTATCCAGTTACAATCACAACTACCGGATTTAGCAACTCCCGGATTAGTTATAGATGGCAGCACTCAGCCAGGATACGATCCGAAAAGTTCGGCGACTGCGGAAATAGCGATTCCCGTACCTGTGGTAACAATAACTCCCGCACCAGGCAAAGAAGTATTTCGCGGGTTAACTGTTGTCGCTGATGACGTGACTATTCGTGGTTTGAGCATTTACGGTTTCACGGCTAGTCCCGTCAAACAGATTCTCGGAAATATAGCTTTTGATACTAATCCCAAGCCAGTGACTCTCACTACACCACCAGGGGATATTGTCATTGCTCACCGTTTTCCGCCTCCCAATACCAGCCACCAGCAACCGCCTAACGATGATTTTCCCTTCCGCGAGTCAGATGTAGCCCCAAAAAATGTTGTGATTGAAAACAACTGGCTGGGATTAACTGCTGATGAAAAAATGCCCCAGACAACATCAGCATTCGGGGTTTACGTTTTTAATTCCCAAGGCGCAACAATTCGCCGCAACCGTATTTATTACCACGATGGCAGTGCTGTTATTACTTCAGTGCGTGGTGAAAATACGGTGGTGCGAGAAAACATTATCGTCGGCAATGGGATTGCCGGAATGCCCGACGCTTTGCGATTTGAAGGTCTGGTGAACCAGTCCCAAGTTTTGGGCAATTTGATTTGTGCTAACGATGGGGCTGGTGTGTATTTATTCAAACCGCAAGGTAACGTAAAAATTCAAAATAACAAAATCACCCATAATGGCAGACGTTTGCGGCGTTCAGCAGTTTACTTGATGGGTAGCAATCATCAAGTAGTTGATAACGAAATTGACCATCAAACCGGCCCTGGGGTGGTAGTTTCGGCTTTCTCCCAGAACGATATTGGCCAGAACAGCCCAGCCATACGCAATGTCATCCAAAACAATAAATTTGCGGTGCTGGAGGGTTTGAGTATTGACCTCAATAGCCAGCAAAATCTGGATGTGAGCGACTTTCAAGTGGGTGATGGGCCCAATTCCCAGCGAGATTCTGGCAACCGTCGCCTAGAAACGGGGAATGCTGCCATTAATGCACCGGAATTTACCCAAAGGGCGTTTCCGCCTACAGGTAATAATGTCACCTTGCAGGGTAAAGCCGATCGCGGTTCGCAGGTGACAATTTATCGCTTAGGTGATTATCAAAGAGGCAAACAAGCGCTTTATCAACCAGGTTACGGGGCATTGAGTGAACCCTTGACAACCGTATCTGTGGACGAAGAAGGTAACTTTAGCGCCACAGTGGAGAATTTACAAATAGGAGATGCAGTGAGTGCGATCGCCACCGATCCACAGTACGGTACATCTGAACCCGCCGTGGCGGCAATCATTGGCCCTGCTGGCACAGCACCCAACCTCACTCCCAATAGTCAACCAACTCCTACTCAACCTTTTCAGTGTACTTCGCGACCTGTACCGCCACCACCACCGACACCACCAGCACCGCCGCCACCACCACCGCCAATTCGGATACAAGCACCAAACAACATACATTTTGCACTTGACAAATCCTTTATTAGTAAAGACAGTGCCGCTGTTCTAGATCGAGTGGCAGAAGTATTGCAGCAGTATCCTTTTATCGTCATTGAATTAGAGGGTCACACCGACCCCCGCGCCAGCAATGAATACAACTTGGCACTGGGCAAACGCCGGGCATTGTCTGTAAGAAATTACCTATTGCGTAAGGGCGTCGCCCCAGAAAGAATGACCATTCGTTCTTTTGGTGAAACTCAGCGTGCGACTGAAGGCGCAACTCGTGTAGATTATGCACGCGATCGCCGCGTGGAAATTATCTACAAAGACATCAGAGGTATCGACCTAATCGTTGAACCACAAGAACAAGACCTGCAAATAGAACCTGCTAGAAGAGGCAGATAG
- a CDS encoding DUF7507 domain-containing protein gives MIFKISWPRHLSLLCPFYLLSVFTYGILPAYPQTTVINNTARGGADNLPNSPSGRITTSNEVTLTAGQAELEIIKTADRAAAEPGDTVIYRLTIRNTGSVPTNQVAITDRLPLGVRLVTKSLKGSLADRSVPLSANTNSNRTVTITSSQQLQPNQALTVTYAAEVTPDAIRGDGRNLAQARAGNLTSNQASYVLRIRPGILSDCGTLIGRVFVDKNFDGEQQPNEPGVPNAVIYLDDGNRIVTDANGLFSLANVIAGHRTAALDLSSLPGYALAPNKYFIEGNSQSRLVRLEPSGMARVNFAVTPAFSEGKR, from the coding sequence ATGATTTTTAAAATTTCATGGCCGAGGCATTTGAGCCTCCTTTGTCCTTTTTACCTTTTAAGTGTTTTTACTTACGGAATCTTACCAGCTTATCCTCAAACTACCGTTATTAATAATACGGCTCGTGGTGGAGCAGACAATCTTCCCAACAGCCCTTCCGGAAGAATTACTACCTCCAATGAAGTAACTTTGACAGCTGGCCAAGCGGAACTAGAGATCATTAAAACAGCAGACAGAGCAGCAGCTGAACCAGGTGATACAGTCATTTATCGTCTTACCATCAGGAATACTGGTAGCGTACCAACCAACCAGGTAGCAATTACAGACAGACTGCCTTTAGGAGTGCGACTTGTTACTAAGTCGTTGAAAGGTTCCCTAGCAGATAGATCTGTCCCCCTGAGTGCAAACACCAATTCAAATCGAACGGTAACGATTACTTCTAGCCAGCAATTGCAACCCAACCAAGCTTTGACAGTCACCTATGCTGCTGAAGTTACGCCAGATGCGATTAGGGGAGATGGCAGAAACTTAGCACAAGCCAGGGCAGGCAATCTCACAAGCAACCAAGCTAGCTATGTTTTGCGAATTCGGCCAGGCATTTTGTCTGATTGCGGCACCTTGATTGGGCGGGTGTTTGTCGATAAAAACTTTGACGGCGAACAACAACCTAACGAACCGGGAGTACCGAATGCGGTGATTTATCTGGATGATGGCAATCGCATTGTCACCGATGCGAATGGACTATTCTCCTTGGCAAATGTCATTGCTGGCCATCGAACAGCAGCCTTGGATTTGAGTAGCTTACCAGGCTACGCACTGGCCCCAAACAAATACTTTATCGAAGGTAATAGCCAGTCTCGCTTGGTGCGCTTAGAACCTAGTGGTATGGCACGGGTAAATTTTGCTGTCACGCCTGCTTTTTCAGAGGGTAAGCGATGA
- a CDS encoding phosphoglycerate kinase yields the protein MSKKTLANLSATDLSGKRAFVRVDFNVPMDDAGNITDDTRIRAALPTIQDLMQKGAKVILASHFGRPKGVDEKLRLTPVAKRLSELLGQEVVKTDDCIGDEVAAKVGALQNGQVLLLENVRFYKEEEKNDPEFAKKLAANADLYVNDAFGTAHRAHASTEGVTHYLSPSVAGYLIEKELQYLQSAIENPQRPLAAIIGGSKVSSKIGVIETLLEKCDKLIIGGGMIFTFYKARGLNVGKSLVEEDKLELAKSLEAKAKEKGVTFLLPTDVVVADKFAADANSQTVSVENIPDGWMGLDIGPDSVKLFQEALSDCKTIIWNGPMGVFEFDKFAVGTEAIARTLADLSKNGATTIIGGGDSVAAVEKVGLADQMSHISTGGGASLELLEGKVLPGIAALDEA from the coding sequence GTGTCAAAGAAAACTTTAGCAAATTTATCTGCAACAGACTTGTCTGGTAAGCGTGCGTTTGTGCGGGTTGATTTTAACGTGCCTATGGATGATGCAGGTAATATTACAGACGACACTCGCATCCGTGCTGCTCTACCAACTATCCAGGATTTGATGCAGAAGGGAGCTAAGGTGATTCTAGCAAGCCATTTTGGGCGTCCCAAGGGTGTAGATGAAAAATTGCGTCTAACTCCGGTTGCTAAACGTCTGTCTGAGTTGCTGGGGCAAGAAGTTGTGAAGACCGATGACTGCATCGGCGATGAAGTTGCTGCCAAAGTTGGGGCATTGCAAAACGGACAAGTACTGTTACTAGAAAATGTCCGCTTTTACAAAGAAGAGGAGAAAAACGACCCCGAATTTGCGAAAAAACTGGCAGCGAATGCGGATTTATACGTCAATGACGCTTTTGGCACTGCCCACCGCGCCCATGCTTCTACTGAAGGCGTGACTCATTACCTGAGTCCTTCCGTGGCTGGATATTTGATTGAGAAGGAATTACAGTACCTGCAAAGCGCCATTGAAAATCCCCAGCGTCCTTTGGCAGCAATTATTGGTGGTTCCAAGGTTTCCAGCAAGATCGGCGTAATTGAAACACTGCTGGAAAAGTGTGACAAACTCATCATCGGCGGTGGCATGATTTTCACCTTCTACAAAGCCCGTGGTTTGAATGTTGGTAAGTCTTTGGTGGAAGAAGACAAGCTAGAATTAGCTAAGTCTTTGGAAGCTAAGGCTAAAGAAAAGGGTGTTACTTTCTTGTTACCCACAGATGTAGTAGTAGCAGATAAATTTGCTGCTGATGCCAATTCTCAAACCGTTAGCGTTGAGAACATCCCAGATGGTTGGATGGGCTTGGATATTGGCCCTGACTCGGTGAAATTATTCCAAGAAGCGCTGTCTGATTGTAAGACAATTATTTGGAACGGGCCAATGGGCGTGTTTGAGTTTGATAAATTTGCCGTCGGTACAGAAGCGATCGCCCGCACCTTAGCCGATCTCAGCAAAAACGGTGCTACCACTATCATCGGTGGTGGTGACTCTGTTGCAGCCGTAGAAAAAGTTGGTTTAGCTGACCAAATGAGCCACATTTCCACCGGTGGCGGCGCTAGCTTGGAGTTGCTAGAAGGTAAAGTATTACCTGGAATTGCAGCTTTAGATGAGGCATAA
- the trpA gene encoding tryptophan synthase subunit alpha, with protein MTAISHCFETLARNRECALIPFITAGDPDMATTAEALRILDRSGADIIELGVPYSDPLADGPVIQAAATRALQRGTTLDQVLEMVKATTPSLRSPIILFTYYNPILNRGIEKFLQQIAAAGVAGLVVPDLPLEEAANLLEPAAQAGIDVTLLIAPTSSSERIEAIARASQGFIYLVSVTGVTGMRSQMETRVSDLLKQIRSVTDKPIGVGFGISQPEQARQVRDWGADAAIVGSAFVKRLNADTPQQGLNEIASFCQSLKQAIATSYKLG; from the coding sequence ATGACTGCGATTTCCCATTGCTTTGAAACCCTAGCACGCAATCGTGAGTGCGCTTTAATTCCGTTTATTACCGCTGGCGATCCAGATATGGCAACAACAGCAGAAGCCTTGCGAATTCTGGATCGCAGTGGTGCTGACATAATTGAGTTGGGTGTTCCCTACTCCGATCCGCTGGCGGATGGGCCAGTAATCCAAGCTGCTGCTACCCGCGCCTTGCAACGGGGAACGACTCTAGACCAAGTGCTAGAAATGGTGAAAGCAACTACTCCGAGTTTGCGATCGCCAATTATCCTATTCACCTACTACAACCCCATTCTCAATCGGGGGATTGAAAAGTTTCTCCAACAAATTGCTGCTGCTGGTGTAGCTGGCTTGGTTGTCCCAGATTTACCTTTAGAAGAAGCTGCAAATTTGCTTGAACCAGCCGCGCAGGCGGGAATAGATGTCACTCTATTGATAGCTCCCACCAGTTCCAGTGAACGCATAGAAGCGATCGCTCGTGCTTCTCAAGGATTTATCTATTTGGTTAGCGTTACCGGCGTCACAGGTATGCGATCGCAAATGGAAACGCGAGTGTCAGATTTACTCAAGCAAATTCGTAGTGTTACTGATAAACCCATCGGTGTAGGTTTTGGAATTTCCCAACCAGAACAAGCTCGTCAAGTGCGGGACTGGGGAGCCGATGCAGCCATTGTCGGCAGTGCCTTTGTAAAACGGCTGAACGCAGATACGCCACAGCAGGGATTAAACGAGATAGCCTCGTTTTGTCAAAGTCTCAAGCAGGCGATCGCTACCTCGTACAAGCTAGGTTAA
- a CDS encoding DUF3007 family protein, translated as MRRIDALGIGFGIFIAGGLAYLLLQLAGLDNLSAGIWSQLLLVGGLVGWLLTYIFRAVSHKMTYHQQREQYEEAYFQKRLEELSPEELAKIQAEIEQEKGSQV; from the coding sequence ATGCGACGCATTGATGCTCTTGGAATTGGCTTTGGAATTTTTATTGCAGGCGGCTTGGCGTATTTACTCCTGCAACTAGCAGGCTTAGATAATTTGTCAGCTGGTATCTGGAGTCAACTCTTGCTAGTCGGGGGGTTAGTTGGCTGGTTGCTCACCTACATTTTTCGTGCAGTCAGCCATAAAATGACCTACCATCAACAACGCGAGCAATACGAAGAAGCCTATTTCCAAAAACGACTAGAAGAACTCTCCCCCGAAGAATTAGCAAAAATTCAAGCCGAGATCGAACAAGAAAAGGGTTCACAGGTGTAA
- a CDS encoding HAD family hydrolase, protein MEPANQLKGIIFDLDGTLGNTLPVVFAAFQRALEKFSSRQYTNEEIAAYFGASEEGIIQQIVRSQWQDCLQSYLYEYEKAHAICDRPFPGIEAALNLCKQQNIALAVVTGKGLYSTAISLRCMGLVDCFDIVETGSADGAIKPLSIRNVLTRWNISPQYVAYVGDAPYDMQAAKEVGVMPLGAAWAETASFELLDEMSPVATFRSVENFIDWIRSYCER, encoded by the coding sequence ATGGAACCAGCTAACCAATTAAAAGGCATTATTTTCGATTTAGATGGGACGCTAGGAAACACTTTACCCGTTGTCTTTGCTGCCTTTCAACGTGCTTTGGAGAAGTTTTCATCGCGTCAATATACTAATGAGGAAATCGCGGCTTACTTTGGTGCTAGTGAGGAAGGGATTATTCAACAAATTGTGCGATCGCAATGGCAAGATTGTCTGCAAAGTTATCTCTATGAGTATGAAAAAGCACACGCGATTTGCGATCGACCGTTTCCTGGTATTGAAGCAGCCCTAAATCTCTGCAAACAGCAAAATATCGCTTTAGCAGTCGTTACTGGAAAGGGGCTATATAGTACTGCCATTTCGCTGCGGTGTATGGGCTTGGTGGATTGTTTCGATATTGTAGAGACTGGTTCTGCTGATGGTGCCATCAAACCATTGTCAATTCGGAATGTCTTGACCAGGTGGAATATATCACCGCAATACGTCGCTTATGTTGGTGATGCACCCTATGATATGCAGGCGGCAAAAGAAGTGGGCGTTATGCCATTGGGGGCTGCTTGGGCAGAAACGGCAAGCTTTGAGCTATTAGATGAAATGTCTCCCGTAGCAACGTTTCGTAGTGTAGAAAATTTCATTGACTGGATTCGTAGTTATTGCGAACGGTAA
- the ndhL gene encoding NAD(P)H-quinone oxidoreductase subunit L: protein MIVPLLYLILAGAYLLVIPVGVLLYLQKRWYVASSIERAFMYFLVFFFFPGLLVLSPFVNLRPRRRQIEA, encoded by the coding sequence ATTATAGTACCGTTGCTATATCTGATTTTGGCTGGAGCTTATCTTTTGGTTATACCTGTAGGTGTGCTACTGTACCTGCAAAAACGCTGGTATGTGGCTAGCTCCATAGAGCGCGCGTTTATGTACTTTTTGGTATTCTTCTTCTTTCCAGGTTTGTTGGTTCTGTCTCCGTTTGTTAACCTTCGACCCCGACGGCGACAAATTGAAGCTTAA
- a CDS encoding SdrD B-like domain-containing protein, which yields MKALFKHLNFHIFQNTLLTLLFVIPQVPLLGSISSQKVLAQTSCPAGSTQATLNWGESNFQRANFNQTFNIGGVNTNFQMTENPAGIIRDESPQNSPGNLGDVPYGVAPGPYGGINRPYLRWGIDARDPSRGGNATLTITFARPVTLPVPLTFLDVDRDRAGEPPYQDQITVTASNQGQNVPVTLANIGPGAIAQIVNSNTARGAEPRVPPGNARPEENFGNVFATISQPVTQIQVVYQSGPLYRQGQPPGQDETIGLADLTICVPAGSIGDTVFTDRNSNGQQDAGETGIANATLTLRNSDGQVVGTTQTDDNGRYLFTGLQPGNYTVEVTRPSDFTPTTETTLSANVSDANPQNLDVDFGFRPGQAGAAGDPNLRLVKRITNATRNGQPISGLNFNTFVDDPNDDDDNRLQQVGRSPVGQVSLPTPLSSGDEVEYTIYFLVDGGQQLQNARFCDLIPTGTSYVSNSLSVNGIANQGQVLSPLAPLQPDFANICGNNNNKGAVIVGPANIPDGQSGLIRFRVTID from the coding sequence ATGAAAGCTTTATTTAAGCACTTAAATTTTCATATTTTCCAGAATACGCTGCTGACATTGCTGTTCGTCATTCCCCAAGTTCCCTTGTTGGGGAGCATTTCCAGCCAAAAAGTGTTAGCACAAACAAGCTGTCCGGCTGGTTCAACACAAGCAACTCTCAACTGGGGTGAAAGTAATTTTCAAAGAGCGAATTTCAATCAAACTTTCAACATTGGCGGCGTCAACACTAACTTTCAAATGACGGAAAATCCTGCGGGAATTATCCGCGATGAATCACCACAAAACTCTCCTGGAAACCTTGGTGATGTTCCCTATGGGGTTGCTCCTGGCCCCTATGGCGGTATTAACAGACCATATCTGCGCTGGGGAATAGATGCTCGCGATCCCAGTCGAGGAGGTAATGCTACACTCACTATTACCTTTGCCCGACCAGTGACTTTACCAGTTCCCCTCACCTTCTTGGATGTAGACCGCGATCGAGCAGGCGAACCTCCCTACCAAGATCAAATTACAGTTACTGCATCCAACCAAGGTCAAAATGTACCAGTTACCCTCGCAAACATTGGGCCTGGTGCTATTGCCCAAATAGTTAACAGCAATACCGCACGGGGAGCTGAACCGCGCGTACCGCCAGGAAATGCACGTCCCGAAGAAAATTTTGGTAACGTCTTTGCAACAATCTCTCAACCTGTTACCCAAATTCAGGTTGTCTATCAAAGTGGGCCACTGTACAGACAGGGTCAACCACCCGGACAAGATGAAACAATAGGTCTTGCCGATCTTACTATCTGCGTACCCGCAGGCTCAATCGGCGATACCGTTTTCACAGATCGCAATAGTAACGGTCAACAAGATGCAGGCGAAACAGGAATTGCTAATGCCACTTTGACTTTACGCAATAGCGATGGCCAAGTCGTTGGCACAACTCAGACCGATGACAACGGTAGATATCTATTCACTGGTTTGCAACCAGGTAACTATACCGTAGAGGTAACAAGACCCAGTGACTTTACACCCACTACCGAAACAACTTTGTCGGCTAACGTGAGTGATGCCAATCCGCAAAATCTCGACGTTGACTTTGGTTTCCGCCCTGGCCAAGCAGGAGCAGCTGGAGACCCAAATTTGCGGTTAGTCAAGCGAATTACCAACGCTACCAGAAACGGTCAGCCCATCAGTGGTCTTAATTTTAATACTTTTGTAGATGATCCCAATGATGATGACGATAACAGATTACAGCAAGTAGGGCGATCGCCTGTTGGTCAAGTCAGTCTGCCCACACCCTTGAGTAGCGGCGATGAAGTTGAGTACACGATTTATTTTCTCGTTGATGGTGGTCAGCAATTACAAAATGCCAGATTCTGCGACTTGATCCCAACAGGCACAAGCTATGTCTCTAATAGCCTTTCTGTAAATGGAATTGCCAATCAAGGACAAGTTTTATCACCCTTGGCTCCCTTGCAGCCAGACTTTGCCAATATCTGTGGTAACAACAACAATAAAGGTGCGGTGATTGTCGGCCCGGCTAACATTCCCGACGGACAGTCTGGCTTGATTCGCTTCCGCGTCACGATTGATTAA
- the infC gene encoding translation initiation factor IF-3 → MNSQIKSPQVFLIDHENNNRGLTDTREALELAQSVDLDLVVVSEGKDAPVAKILNYGKLQYQKKKRQNQSARPTVKEVRLRPNVGIADYNLRINQAVQWLSKGDSVKFVIRLRGREHQNRAHAGELLDRIVSNLSSVGKVQSLDKRSLIVQVIPA, encoded by the coding sequence ATTAACTCACAAATCAAGTCACCTCAAGTCTTCTTGATTGACCATGAGAATAACAATCGTGGTCTGACTGATACCCGTGAGGCTCTAGAGCTAGCTCAGAGCGTAGATCTTGACTTAGTTGTAGTCTCCGAAGGCAAAGACGCTCCAGTAGCGAAGATTCTCAACTATGGCAAGCTTCAGTATCAAAAGAAAAAACGTCAGAACCAAAGCGCTAGACCAACCGTTAAGGAAGTTAGGCTACGTCCAAATGTGGGTATAGCTGATTATAATTTACGCATCAATCAAGCCGTTCAGTGGTTGAGTAAAGGCGATTCAGTAAAGTTTGTCATTCGTTTACGAGGTCGAGAACATCAAAATCGCGCTCATGCTGGAGAACTGCTAGACCGCATTGTAAGTAATCTAAGTTCAGTGGGTAAAGTTCAGTCGCTTGATAAACGCTCACTGATTGTTCAAGTTATTCCTGCCTAA
- a CDS encoding NUDIX hydrolase, producing MQPKWLEWAQKLQAIAQNGLTFSENPYDLERFEAIQAIAAEIMATHTNIEYSYILDLFARDVGYATPKVDVRGAVFRDDTILLVKERADGCWTLPGGWADIGFSPSEVVVKEIYEESGYHARAVKLLAVYDRDRQGHPPFPHYIYKLFFLCELVGGSPSPSIETEAVGFFPEDGIPELSIGRVTSAQITRLFEHYHCPDLPTDFD from the coding sequence GTGCAACCCAAGTGGTTAGAATGGGCGCAAAAATTACAAGCGATCGCCCAAAATGGTCTGACTTTTTCTGAAAACCCTTATGATCTTGAGCGCTTTGAAGCAATACAGGCGATCGCTGCGGAAATCATGGCAACCCACACCAACATCGAATACAGCTATATATTGGATCTGTTTGCCCGTGATGTGGGATACGCCACTCCTAAAGTTGATGTGCGCGGTGCAGTTTTTCGCGACGATACTATCTTACTTGTGAAGGAACGAGCCGACGGCTGTTGGACTTTACCTGGTGGATGGGCTGATATTGGTTTTTCTCCCAGTGAAGTAGTTGTCAAAGAAATTTATGAAGAATCAGGTTATCATGCTCGTGCCGTCAAACTCTTAGCTGTTTACGATAGAGATAGGCAAGGTCATCCACCGTTCCCCCATTACATATATAAGCTCTTTTTTCTGTGTGAACTTGTTGGCGGTTCCCCATCACCCAGTATTGAGACAGAAGCAGTAGGATTTTTTCCTGAAGATGGAATTCCAGAGTTGTCTATTGGGCGTGTGACATCAGCGCAAATTACCAGATTATTTGAACATTACCACTGTCCAGATTTACCAACAGACTTTGATTAA
- a CDS encoding universal stress protein — MFKTVLFPIDQSRETQEAVDVVINVVQKYGSRLVLLSVVEELEADASTSEDVVMSSSETVAQLLETAKSVFAKQGIQADTIERQGKPAFVICDLADEIEANLIIMGCRGLGLTDEGAHDSVTNRVINLSPCPVLIVP, encoded by the coding sequence ATGTTCAAAACAGTTCTGTTTCCAATTGACCAAAGTCGGGAAACACAGGAAGCAGTCGATGTAGTTATAAATGTCGTCCAAAAGTACGGCAGTCGCTTGGTGCTTTTGAGTGTGGTGGAAGAACTAGAAGCAGATGCATCTACGAGTGAAGATGTTGTGATGTCCTCATCTGAGACTGTTGCCCAATTGCTAGAGACTGCCAAATCAGTGTTTGCTAAGCAAGGAATTCAAGCCGATACCATTGAAAGGCAAGGCAAACCTGCATTTGTAATTTGCGATCTTGCTGATGAAATAGAAGCCAATTTAATCATCATGGGCTGTCGAGGACTGGGATTAACTGACGAAGGGGCACATGATAGCGTTACTAACCGTGTGATTAATCTGTCTCCTTGTCCGGTGTTGATTGTTCCCTGA